A section of the Lagopus muta isolate bLagMut1 chromosome 17, bLagMut1 primary, whole genome shotgun sequence genome encodes:
- the PIK3IP1 gene encoding phosphoinositide-3-kinase-interacting protein 1, with protein MLRGGPLRAAGAVLLVSLLLAAARGAEECLRGDGASYRGNRRVASGGAPCLNWLAVRSEIGAALPAVAEDHDSCRNPNGDAAPWCYVRGAAGIPERRTCEIPPCPDATATTAPVPTAEVNISQEVNQVFEPADTLPSRSEAAAVQPVIGISQRVQMNSREKKDLGTLGYVLGLIMMVIIIAIGAGIVVGYIYKRGKDLKEKHEQKVYEREMQRITLPLSAFTNPACELVDENTIVVHTNQTPVEDTHDGSGPLMGQAGTPGA; from the exons ATGCTGCGCGGGGGCCCGCTGCGAGCGGCGGGCGCGGTGCTGCTGGTCTCGCTGCTGCTGGCGGCCGCCCGCGGCGCCGAGG AGTGCCTCCGCGGCGACGGCGCGTCCTACCGCGGGAACCGGCGGGTGGCCTCCGGCGGCGCCCCGTGCCTCAACTGGCTGGCGGTGCGAAGCGAGATCGGCGCCGCGCTCCCGGCAG TCGCCGAGGATCACGACAGCTGCCGGAACCCGAATGGCGACGCCGCGCCCTGGTGCTACGTCCGAGGCGCCGCCGGGATTCCCGAGCGCAGAACCTGCGAGATCCCTCCCTGCCCAG ATGCTACTGCTACCACAGCCCCAGTCCCTACAGCAGAAGTTAATATTTCTCAGGAGGTCAACCAGGTGTTTGAACCAGCTGATACCTTGCCCTCCCGGAGTGAGGCAGCCGCTGTGCAGCCCGTCATTGGGATAAGTCAGAGAGTGCAGATGAActccagagaaaagaaggaCTTAGGGACACTAG GGTATGTGCTGGGGCTGATCATGATGGTGATAATCATTGCCATCGGGGCCGGCATTGTCGTGGGATACATCTATAAGAG GGGAAAAGACCTGAAGGAAAAACACGAGCAGAAAGTTTATGAGCGTGAAATGCAGCGCATCACACTGCCACTCTCAGCGTTCACCAATCCTGCCTGTGAGCTTGTAGATGAGAACACGATTGTGGTTCACACTAACCAGACACCTGTGGAGGACACACATGATGGCAGTGGCCCGCTCATGGGGCAGGCAGGTACTCCTGGTGCCTGA